A stretch of the Psychroserpens sp. Hel_I_66 genome encodes the following:
- a CDS encoding TVP38/TMEM64 family protein — translation MASHSEEKSKTPLIVSIVIVLAVVVSYFTFSNVQDFMDNAWDVLSSGDQKRIENWVVQFGALGPLVLVLSMIIQMFLIVIPSVLLMIVCIVAYGPVWGSLLVLIAIWSASTIGYLIGKHFGQGPVAKIIGQQTEDKITDFLKDYGFWAIAITRINPFLSNDAISFVAGALKMNYLKFISATLLGIAPLTLYLAIIGENTQSLKTGLLYGSIVSLVVFLAYVYWDKKLRKKHNN, via the coding sequence ATGGCATCACATTCCGAAGAAAAAAGTAAAACTCCCTTGATCGTTTCAATCGTCATTGTCTTGGCTGTTGTAGTGAGTTATTTTACATTTTCAAATGTTCAAGACTTTATGGATAATGCTTGGGATGTTCTATCAAGTGGCGACCAAAAGCGTATAGAAAATTGGGTGGTACAATTTGGAGCTTTGGGGCCTTTGGTTCTAGTGCTCTCAATGATCATACAGATGTTTCTAATTGTGATACCTTCGGTTTTATTAATGATCGTTTGTATTGTTGCTTATGGTCCTGTTTGGGGAAGTCTACTTGTATTAATAGCAATTTGGAGTGCATCAACTATTGGTTACTTAATTGGTAAACATTTTGGCCAAGGTCCCGTCGCTAAAATTATTGGACAGCAAACCGAAGATAAAATAACAGATTTTCTAAAAGATTATGGGTTTTGGGCTATTGCGATTACTCGAATAAATCCTTTTTTATCAAATGATGCCATCAGTTTTGTTGCTGGAGCTTTGAAAATGAATTATCTCAAATTTATTTCAGCCACTCTTTTGGGCATTGCACCTCTTACACTGTATTTAGCTATTATTGGTGAAAACACGCAAAGTTTAAAAACTGGTTTACTATATGGATCGATAGTGAGCTTAGTTGTATTTTTAGCATATGTTTATTGGGATAAAAAACTCAGAAAAAAACACAATAATTAA
- a CDS encoding DUF6048 family protein has translation MRTQHRLLFIINLVIVMLFSLASHAQIGDTEKQPDTLVYKQKYGLRLGGDIGKIARSLIDEDYTGFEINGDYRLTKDLYLAGELGIEERRIATDFLDVTANGSYFKAGIDYNTYTNWLDMQNMIYTGFRVGVSTFSQTQNQFTIYNTNQYWNNPVTVTQAEEFNGLSAIWAELIIGLKAELFTNLYAGLNIQIKAMVSQDQPVDFENLYVPGFNRTYDSGRFGLGFGYTISYLVPIYKKDKKVVVEKEEQ, from the coding sequence ATGAGAACGCAGCACAGATTATTATTTATCATTAATTTGGTGATAGTGATGCTATTTTCATTAGCATCTCACGCACAAATTGGTGATACCGAGAAGCAACCAGACACCTTGGTCTATAAACAAAAATACGGACTAAGATTAGGAGGTGATATTGGCAAAATAGCGCGTTCTTTAATTGATGAAGATTATACTGGTTTCGAAATTAACGGTGATTATAGATTGACAAAAGATTTATATCTCGCTGGAGAATTAGGTATTGAAGAGCGAAGAATTGCAACAGATTTTTTAGACGTAACAGCCAATGGAAGTTACTTTAAGGCAGGTATTGACTATAATACCTATACTAATTGGCTAGATATGCAAAATATGATTTATACTGGCTTTAGAGTTGGTGTGAGTACATTTAGCCAAACCCAAAACCAATTTACCATTTACAATACAAACCAATATTGGAACAATCCAGTGACTGTCACTCAAGCAGAAGAATTTAATGGTCTCTCTGCAATTTGGGCCGAATTAATTATTGGGCTGAAAGCAGAACTTTTTACAAATCTATATGCTGGTCTAAACATTCAAATTAAAGCAATGGTCTCACAAGATCAACCTGTAGATTTCGAGAATCTATACGTGCCTGGCTTTAATAGAACTTATGATAGTGGTCGCTTTGGTTTAGGTTTTGGCTATACCATCTCCTATCTCGTACCTATTTACAAAAAGGATAAAAAAGTAGTTGTTGAGAAAGAAGAGCAATAG
- a CDS encoding DUF6452 family protein: protein MKKILILIVTLVSLIFTLTLLGCERDDICAEAVATTPRLIIRFYDINNPDNLKQVRQLEVEGLIDGSDESNGIIIPRANTDSINLPLNFESEMETFTRFRLTKDADFANDTNADGEDNEDTVSNPDVITIKYTPEFIYVSRACGYKSIFNLDEIEGISREVDEDIWITSFEIVNQTIDNENAAQIIIYH, encoded by the coding sequence ATGAAAAAAATATTAATATTAATTGTAACATTGGTTTCATTAATTTTCACTCTTACCTTATTAGGTTGTGAGCGTGATGATATTTGTGCTGAAGCTGTAGCAACTACACCTCGCTTAATTATTAGATTTTACGACATTAACAATCCAGATAATCTCAAACAGGTGAGACAATTGGAAGTTGAAGGTCTAATAGATGGCAGTGATGAGTCTAACGGAATAATAATACCCAGAGCAAATACAGATTCTATTAATTTACCTTTGAATTTCGAATCCGAAATGGAAACATTTACTCGTTTTCGACTAACAAAGGATGCAGATTTTGCAAATGACACTAACGCCGATGGAGAAGATAATGAAGACACAGTTTCCAATCCAGATGTTATTACCATAAAATACACGCCAGAATTTATATACGTATCAAGAGCATGTGGCTATAAAAGTATCTTTAACCTAGATGAAATCGAAGGTATTTCAAGAGAAGTTGATGAAGATATATGGATTACAAGTTTTGAAATCGTTAATCAAACTATAGACAATGAGAACGCAGCACAGATTATTATTTATCATTAA
- a CDS encoding four helix bundle protein: protein MKVYSFEKLEVWKESITLFKLIYKITDKFPSEEKFGLISQLRRASVSISSNLAEGTSRKTKNDKAHFTTMSFSSTMEILNQLIISKDLNFITEDNYTLARQKIEKTSNMLNALRNYQLNA from the coding sequence ATGAAAGTGTATTCGTTTGAAAAACTAGAGGTTTGGAAAGAGTCAATTACTCTATTTAAATTAATATATAAAATTACGGATAAGTTTCCTTCAGAAGAAAAATTTGGATTAATAAGTCAATTGAGAAGAGCATCGGTTTCTATATCTTCAAATTTAGCTGAAGGAACTTCAAGAAAAACAAAAAATGATAAAGCTCATTTTACAACTATGTCCTTTAGCTCAACAATGGAGATTCTTAATCAATTAATAATTTCTAAAGATTTAAATTTTATTACTGAAGATAATTATACTTTAGCAAGACAAAAAATTGAGAAAACATCCAATATGTTAAATGCTTTACGGAATTATCAGCTAAACGCATAA
- the rlmD gene encoding 23S rRNA (uracil(1939)-C(5))-methyltransferase RlmD, with protein MARRKNKRQIFENIEVIDAGAKGKTIGKAPDGRVIFLPNAVPGDVVDVETFKKRTSYFEGKAIKFHKLSDKRTTPKCEHFGVCGGCKWQDIDYQYQLEYKQKEVTNNLVRLGHLELPEVTPILGSAEQYFYRNKMEFSFSDSRWLTVEEVQSDRDLGDRNALGFHIPGMWDKILDINKCWLQEDPSNDIRNAVKEFSVANGLEFFNTRNQTGLLRTMMIRTSTTGDVMVMIQFFKDDKPKRELLLDFVAETFPQITSLQYVINEKANDTIYDQDVILYKGEDHIFEEMEGLRFKINAKSFYQTNSHQAYELYKITRDFANLKGEELVYDLYTGTGTIAQFIAKHAKHVVGVEAVPDAIVAAKENAQLNGIDNVDFFVGDMKNVFNDEFIKQNGRPDVIITDPPRDGMHKDVVNQILNIVPEKIVYVSCNSATQARDLALMKDVYKIVRTQAVDMFPQTHHVENVVLLEKR; from the coding sequence ATGGCAAGACGTAAAAATAAAAGACAGATTTTCGAGAATATCGAAGTTATAGATGCAGGTGCAAAAGGTAAAACGATTGGCAAAGCTCCAGACGGACGTGTCATTTTTTTACCTAACGCTGTTCCTGGTGACGTTGTAGATGTGGAAACGTTTAAAAAACGTACGTCTTATTTTGAGGGAAAAGCTATAAAATTCCATAAACTTTCAGATAAAAGAACAACTCCAAAATGTGAACACTTTGGTGTTTGTGGTGGTTGTAAATGGCAGGATATAGATTATCAATATCAGCTGGAATACAAACAAAAAGAGGTGACTAATAATTTGGTTCGTCTTGGCCATTTAGAATTGCCAGAAGTAACTCCTATTCTTGGTTCTGCGGAACAATATTTCTACCGCAATAAAATGGAATTTTCATTTAGCGATAGTCGTTGGTTAACCGTTGAGGAAGTTCAAAGTGACAGAGACTTAGGCGATAGAAATGCTTTGGGATTTCATATTCCAGGCATGTGGGATAAAATTCTTGACATCAATAAATGTTGGTTGCAAGAAGATCCTTCAAACGATATTAGGAATGCTGTGAAAGAATTTTCTGTAGCAAACGGTTTGGAGTTTTTCAACACCAGAAACCAAACCGGTTTATTACGTACGATGATGATTCGAACATCTACCACTGGCGATGTAATGGTGATGATTCAGTTTTTTAAAGATGATAAGCCAAAACGTGAATTATTGCTGGATTTTGTTGCTGAAACATTTCCGCAGATCACCTCATTACAATATGTGATTAACGAAAAAGCCAACGATACTATTTACGATCAAGATGTGATTCTTTATAAAGGTGAAGATCATATTTTTGAGGAAATGGAAGGTTTGCGATTTAAAATCAATGCCAAATCATTTTATCAAACGAACTCTCATCAAGCTTACGAACTTTATAAGATCACGAGAGATTTCGCTAATTTAAAAGGAGAAGAATTAGTTTATGATTTATATACCGGTACTGGGACGATTGCGCAATTTATTGCAAAACATGCTAAGCATGTAGTTGGTGTTGAAGCGGTTCCTGATGCTATTGTTGCTGCCAAGGAAAATGCACAATTAAACGGAATTGATAACGTTGACTTTTTTGTTGGCGATATGAAAAACGTATTTAACGATGAATTTATTAAGCAAAATGGAAGACCAGATGTCATTATTACAGATCCTCCTCGCGATGGTATGCATAAAGATGTTGTTAATCAAATATTAAACATTGTACCAGAGAAAATAGTTTACGTAAGTTGCAACAGTGCAACGCAAGCTAGGGATTTGGCATTGATGAAAGATGTTTACAAAATAGTTAGAACCCAAGCTGTAGACATGTTTCCACAAACGCACCATGTCGAGAATGTTGTGCTTTTAGAGAAAAGGTAA
- a CDS encoding Ycf66 family protein, with product MKKLANKMNLSQIISLLMCIFFIWENFRMRQ from the coding sequence TTGAAAAAACTTGCGAATAAAATGAACCTTTCCCAAATAATCAGTTTATTGATGTGCATCTTCTTTATCTGGGAAAATTTTAGAATGAGACAATAA
- the rocD gene encoding ornithine--oxo-acid transaminase: protein MAVLDQLTSQQAIDLENKYGAHNYHPLPVVLSRGEGVYVWDVEGKKYYDFLSAYSAVNQGHCHPKIVDAMTKQAQTLSLTSRAFYNDMLGKYEKYASEYFHFDKLLPMNTGAEAVETALKICRKWAYEVKGIAENEAEIIVCENNFHGRTTTIISFSNDPVARKNFGPYTDGFIKIEYDNIKALEDALQNNKNVAGFLVEPIQGEAGVYVPSEGYLAKAKALCEKHNVLFIADEVQTGIARTGRLLATCGNCSCTDKNCSGTPEVKPDILILGKALSGGAYPVSAVLANDTVMNVIRPGNHGSTFGGNPIAAAVAVAALEVVRDEDLAENAFQLGELFRSELNKYIETSPIVNLVRGKGLLNAIVINDDEDSDTAWNICLALRDNGLLAKPTHGNIIRFAPPLVMTKEQLLDCVAIIVKTLKQFES, encoded by the coding sequence ATGGCTGTTTTAGACCAATTAACCTCGCAACAGGCGATAGATTTAGAAAACAAGTATGGTGCACACAATTACCATCCGTTACCAGTAGTATTGAGTAGAGGAGAAGGTGTGTATGTTTGGGATGTAGAAGGAAAAAAATATTACGATTTCCTCTCCGCTTATTCCGCAGTAAATCAAGGGCACTGCCACCCAAAAATTGTAGATGCTATGACCAAACAAGCGCAGACATTGAGTTTGACCTCAAGAGCGTTTTACAATGATATGTTGGGTAAATATGAAAAGTATGCTTCAGAATATTTTCATTTCGACAAACTTTTGCCAATGAACACAGGTGCAGAAGCAGTAGAAACCGCTTTGAAAATCTGCAGAAAATGGGCTTATGAAGTGAAAGGGATCGCTGAGAATGAAGCTGAGATCATTGTATGCGAAAATAATTTCCACGGAAGAACAACAACCATTATTTCCTTTAGTAACGATCCTGTTGCTAGAAAGAATTTTGGACCTTATACAGACGGATTTATAAAAATAGAATACGATAACATCAAAGCGTTGGAAGATGCTTTGCAGAATAATAAAAATGTCGCAGGATTCTTGGTTGAGCCAATTCAAGGTGAAGCTGGAGTTTATGTGCCAAGTGAAGGGTATTTGGCAAAGGCAAAAGCACTGTGCGAAAAACATAATGTACTTTTTATTGCAGATGAAGTACAAACCGGGATTGCGAGAACGGGTCGTTTATTGGCTACCTGCGGAAATTGTAGTTGTACAGATAAAAATTGCTCTGGCACACCAGAGGTCAAACCAGATATCCTCATTTTAGGCAAAGCATTATCTGGAGGAGCTTATCCTGTAAGTGCTGTTTTGGCAAATGATACAGTAATGAATGTGATTAGACCTGGAAACCACGGAAGTACTTTTGGTGGAAACCCAATTGCAGCAGCAGTTGCAGTTGCAGCGCTTGAGGTGGTTAGAGATGAGGATTTGGCAGAAAATGCGTTTCAGTTGGGAGAACTTTTCCGAAGTGAATTAAATAAGTATATTGAAACAAGTCCAATTGTAAATTTGGTGAGAGGTAAGGGATTGTTGAATGCTATTGTTATAAATGATGATGAGGATAGTGATACTGCCTGGAATATTTGTTTGGCATTAAGAGACAACGGACTTTTAGCTAAACCAACACATGGTAATATTATACGTTTTGCACCACCTTTAGTGATGACTAAAGAGCAATTGTTAGATTGTGTAGCGATTATTGTAAAGACTCTGAAACAATTCGAGTCTTAA
- a CDS encoding CCC motif membrane protein codes for MEHNQTQEQLQNSTLILVLGILSIIGCCCYGILGIILGVVTLVLAKKATAIYMANPEMYTGFQNVKIGRILAIIGLVLSAIYLAINIYFYVVVGVEGIEQMQKDLLEQLQQNQ; via the coding sequence ATGGAACACAATCAAACACAAGAACAGCTTCAAAATTCAACCCTAATTCTAGTTCTAGGTATCTTATCAATAATTGGCTGTTGCTGTTATGGTATACTCGGGATAATTTTGGGTGTCGTGACTTTAGTATTAGCAAAAAAAGCAACTGCTATATATATGGCCAATCCAGAAATGTATACAGGATTTCAAAATGTAAAAATAGGAAGAATACTAGCAATCATAGGGCTTGTACTTAGTGCAATTTATCTAGCTATTAATATTTATTTTTACGTTGTTGTAGGAGTTGAAGGAATTGAGCAAATGCAAAAAGATTTATTGGAACAATTGCAGCAAAATCAATAG
- a CDS encoding DUF2752 domain-containing protein, translating into MMSPEDYMLPCLNKKIFGLDCMGCGMQRSIAFILNGDFIQAFQMYPAIYSLIALIGVIFINYFKNFKHAYKIIIILAIINAILILGNFTYKTFLN; encoded by the coding sequence ATGATGTCTCCAGAAGACTACATGCTACCTTGTCTTAATAAAAAAATCTTTGGATTAGATTGCATGGGTTGCGGTATGCAACGCTCTATAGCATTTATTTTAAATGGAGATTTCATACAAGCATTTCAAATGTATCCTGCTATTTATAGTTTAATCGCTTTGATTGGAGTTATATTTATAAATTACTTTAAAAATTTCAAGCACGCTTATAAAATAATTATTATTTTGGCTATTATAAATGCCATTTTAATTCTTGGCAATTTTACATATAAAACCTTTTTAAACTAA
- a CDS encoding T9SS type A sorting domain-containing protein, with amino-acid sequence MNKSYSLLITFLITSFSFAQLTVRNDAFIFVDGVAFTEGTDVAPLFVTGAVNLNETNSKIYLRNEAQLLQGDAVSTNSGVGELSVQQNGNTNQWAYNYWCSPVGNNSAASGNEPSRVNLIDESSTTSLTDSNDAFFTTAYDGIASPLTISNRWLYKFEAFDEYAEWEALNETSNITVGLGFTMKGMGTSLTLGASSQQYDFRGKPNSGTITNNIAAGQFTLIGNPYPSSLDAADFLWDAQNVNLFDIAAPGVTTGVLYFWEQAPNSNSHFIEDYVGGYASYTCTQPDGSDNVVESFVPAPYLFYFADGTVNTPPGIPANGFKVSRRYLPVGQGFMVEGAAGIPSSSQVYVKNSHRNFYKESSTNSEFFRTTMSNTEEDPTASQYDENGYFIVPEGYGRFRLAASFNGLYSRELLANFHQTATNGFDYGMEAKLSETFPTDINWTSDDNNYVIQAHSFDIELVIPLKVKVETQQQITFGIFDIQNFDESQSIYIHDIDNGIYVNLKEQNYSINLEPGEYQNRFEITFQAETLSTEDIADLDFDVFQNIRNSELTIMNPNGLDITSISLVDVSGKRVIHNHNAGHETEYRFSTKTLSNGVYVATIITDSNQSVSKKVIIKN; translated from the coding sequence ATGAATAAATCATATTCCCTCTTGATTACATTTCTTATAACTTCATTCAGTTTTGCTCAACTTACTGTTCGTAACGATGCCTTCATCTTTGTTGATGGTGTAGCCTTTACAGAAGGAACAGATGTGGCTCCCTTGTTTGTAACAGGAGCTGTCAATCTCAACGAAACAAACAGTAAAATATACTTAAGAAACGAAGCACAATTATTACAAGGTGATGCTGTGTCCACAAATTCTGGTGTTGGGGAATTAAGTGTACAGCAAAATGGAAACACCAATCAATGGGCGTATAATTACTGGTGTTCGCCTGTAGGAAATAATTCAGCTGCATCTGGTAATGAGCCATCAAGAGTCAATTTAATAGATGAATCATCGACAACGTCATTGACAGATAGTAATGACGCATTTTTTACAACAGCTTATGATGGAATAGCGTCTCCCCTAACTATATCAAATAGATGGCTTTACAAATTTGAAGCATTTGATGAATATGCTGAGTGGGAAGCTTTAAACGAAACATCAAACATAACAGTTGGACTTGGTTTTACAATGAAGGGTATGGGAACATCATTAACACTTGGAGCAAGTAGCCAACAATATGATTTTAGAGGAAAACCAAATTCTGGTACCATAACAAATAATATTGCAGCAGGACAATTTACTTTAATAGGTAATCCATATCCTTCTTCACTGGATGCTGCAGACTTTTTATGGGATGCGCAAAATGTGAATTTATTTGATATTGCAGCACCAGGAGTTACTACTGGAGTTCTATATTTTTGGGAACAGGCACCAAACTCTAATTCACATTTTATAGAAGATTATGTTGGTGGTTATGCGTCGTATACATGCACACAACCAGATGGCTCAGACAATGTGGTTGAGTCATTTGTCCCAGCGCCATACCTGTTTTATTTTGCAGACGGAACCGTTAACACTCCTCCTGGAATACCTGCAAATGGTTTTAAAGTATCAAGAAGATATTTACCAGTAGGACAAGGATTTATGGTAGAAGGTGCAGCGGGAATTCCCTCAAGCAGCCAAGTTTACGTCAAAAATTCACACCGTAATTTTTATAAAGAATCTTCTACAAATAGTGAATTTTTTAGAACAACTATGTCTAATACGGAAGAAGATCCAACAGCTAGCCAATATGATGAAAATGGCTATTTTATAGTACCTGAAGGTTACGGAAGATTTAGATTGGCAGCAAGTTTTAATGGCTTATATTCAAGAGAGCTTTTAGCAAACTTCCATCAAACAGCCACTAACGGATTTGACTACGGTATGGAGGCAAAACTATCAGAAACTTTCCCAACAGATATTAATTGGACCTCCGACGACAATAATTACGTCATTCAAGCTCATTCATTTGATATAGAACTTGTAATTCCATTAAAGGTAAAAGTTGAAACTCAACAGCAAATTACTTTTGGAATCTTCGACATCCAAAACTTCGATGAATCCCAGTCAATCTATATCCATGATATTGACAATGGCATTTATGTAAACCTAAAAGAACAAAACTACAGTATCAATTTAGAACCTGGAGAATACCAAAACCGATTTGAAATAACTTTTCAAGCAGAGACGTTAAGCACAGAGGACATAGCAGACTTGGATTTTGATGTTTTTCAGAATATCAGAAATTCAGAATTAACAATTATGAATCCTAATGGTTTAGACATTACATCAATTAGTTTGGTTGACGTTTCAGGAAAAAGAGTTATACATAATCATAATGCTGGACACGAAACAGAGTACCGTTTCTCTACAAAAACGTTAAGCAACGGTGTTTATGTTGCGACTATTATTACCGACAGTAACCAATCGGTTTCTAAAAAGGTTATCATTAAAAACTAA
- a CDS encoding Smr/MutS family protein, with product MKFKVGDSVSVLDENIDGVISKIVDDTLFITTDDGFEMEFLSSEVIKNKSLTSQIFVDTNASAVIDEKENSGKRRSVKVKPKERSLPAMEVDLHIHQITTSNKHMDNFEMLNLQLDTARHKLEFAIQKRIQKVVFIHGVGEGVLKAELEYLFGRYDNVKYYAADYQKYGLGATEVYIFQNVKD from the coding sequence ATGAAATTTAAAGTAGGTGATTCTGTTTCTGTTCTAGATGAAAATATTGATGGTGTGATTTCTAAGATTGTAGATGATACCCTCTTTATTACTACAGATGACGGTTTTGAGATGGAGTTTTTATCTTCCGAAGTCATAAAAAATAAATCCCTTACCTCCCAAATTTTTGTTGATACCAACGCAAGTGCTGTAATTGATGAAAAAGAGAACTCTGGTAAACGTAGATCTGTCAAGGTCAAACCAAAGGAAAGAAGCTTGCCAGCTATGGAGGTAGATCTTCACATCCATCAAATTACAACGTCTAATAAACATATGGATAATTTTGAGATGTTAAACCTCCAGTTAGATACTGCTCGCCATAAATTGGAATTTGCCATCCAAAAACGAATTCAAAAAGTGGTATTTATTCATGGTGTTGGAGAGGGTGTTCTCAAAGCTGAGCTTGAGTATCTTTTTGGACGTTATGACAATGTAAAATATTACGCAGCAGATTACCAGAAGTATGGTTTAGGTGCTACTGAGGTTTATATATTTCAGAATGTGAAGGATTAA
- a CDS encoding cysteine desulfurase family protein, with protein sequence MKTVYFDNAATTPIRKEVVDVMSDVMKNTFGNPSSIHSYGRQSKSVIELSRKRIASHFNVSAAEIVFTSGGTEADNLVLRSAVRDLNVTEIITSKIEHHAILHCVDQLKTEYNINVNYVDLDQQGNVDVSHLETLLQNDNKKLVSLMHINNEIGNKLDLKYIAQLCKSNNALFHSDTVQSVGHYKMDLQEIPIDYLVASAHKFHGPKGVGFAFLRKNSGLRASIFGGEQERGLRAGTESIHNIVGMDEALAIAYKNLETESLHIKELKTYFISELKKLSPDIGFNGTSEDLQKSTYTLVNVRLPISAEKAGMLHFQLDLKGIACSKGSACQSGSSQNSHVLTEILNDEELLKPSVRFSFSKYNTKKEVDYVVGVLKDFIEK encoded by the coding sequence ATGAAAACGGTTTATTTTGATAATGCTGCCACAACACCTATTCGTAAGGAGGTTGTTGATGTTATGAGCGATGTAATGAAGAATACCTTCGGAAACCCTTCATCTATACATAGTTATGGTAGGCAATCAAAATCTGTCATTGAATTATCAAGAAAACGAATCGCCTCCCATTTTAATGTCTCAGCTGCCGAAATTGTTTTCACATCAGGTGGTACAGAAGCAGATAATCTAGTGCTTAGAAGCGCTGTAAGAGATTTGAATGTCACCGAAATTATAACCTCAAAAATTGAGCACCACGCCATTTTACATTGCGTAGATCAACTTAAAACCGAATACAATATCAACGTAAATTACGTTGATTTGGACCAACAAGGCAATGTTGATGTATCGCATTTAGAAACTTTGCTGCAAAATGATAATAAAAAGTTAGTATCGTTGATGCACATCAATAACGAGATTGGTAATAAATTAGATTTAAAATATATAGCCCAACTATGCAAAAGTAATAATGCCCTTTTTCACAGTGATACTGTGCAATCTGTTGGTCATTATAAAATGGATTTGCAAGAGATACCAATAGATTATTTGGTTGCCAGTGCTCATAAGTTTCATGGACCAAAAGGTGTTGGATTTGCTTTTCTTCGGAAAAATAGCGGACTGCGAGCCTCTATTTTTGGAGGAGAGCAGGAGCGAGGTCTAAGGGCAGGAACAGAATCTATCCACAATATTGTTGGTATGGACGAAGCGTTAGCCATTGCATACAAAAATTTAGAAACCGAAAGCCTTCACATCAAAGAACTAAAGACCTATTTTATTTCAGAATTAAAAAAACTGTCTCCAGATATCGGTTTTAATGGTACTTCTGAAGATTTACAAAAAAGTACTTATACTTTAGTGAATGTAAGGTTGCCAATTTCCGCAGAAAAAGCTGGGATGCTACATTTTCAATTAGACCTTAAAGGGATTGCCTGCTCAAAAGGAAGTGCCTGCCAAAGCGGAAGCTCGCAAAACTCACACGTACTTACCGAAATTCTTAATGATGAGGAATTGTTAAAACCTTCCGTTCGTTTCTCGTTTAGCAAATACAATACAAAAAAGGAAGTGGATTACGTGGTTGGCGTTTTGAAGGATTTTATTGAAAAATAA